One stretch of Chroococcidiopsis sp. CCMEE 29 DNA includes these proteins:
- a CDS encoding nucleotidyltransferase domain-containing protein: MSQILASRQGDRSSSAIRATAIPIPIAAKHMPVLSDKTRAQIVSRVLATRQERAQRLAQMKLRQQRGWEVARRAAQILLQEFGVQRVVLFGSMLDHERMTCHSDIDLAVWGLPEQDYFRAGAAVERGHEFSIDLVEVQHARPELLASIQQGVEL, translated from the coding sequence ATGAGTCAAATCCTTGCTTCCAGGCAAGGCGATCGCTCATCGAGCGCAATTAGAGCCACAGCTATTCCCATTCCTATAGCAGCAAAACATATGCCAGTATTAAGCGACAAAACACGCGCACAGATTGTCAGTAGGGTACTTGCCACCCGTCAAGAGCGAGCGCAAAGGTTGGCACAAATGAAACTGCGCCAACAACGGGGGTGGGAGGTGGCAAGGAGGGCAGCACAGATTCTTCTGCAGGAGTTTGGCGTGCAACGTGTTGTCTTGTTTGGCTCCATGCTTGACCACGAACGAATGACTTGTCACTCAGACATCGATCTAGCAGTCTGGGGATTGCCAGAACAAGACTACTTTCGTGCTGGTGCGGCAGTGGAGAGAGGTCATGAGTTTTCTATAGATTTAGTAGAGGTACAACACGCACGACCCGAACTGTTGGCAAGTATCCAACAGGGAGTCGAGCTGTGA
- a CDS encoding IS110 family transposase — MKSLKQASYTGKEVFIGIDVHKKSYSVVARVDKEVIKKWTTVASPKELSQQLQKYFSGATIHSVYEAGFSGFALHRELVKYGIDNIVVHAAAIEVAANDRVKTDKRDAQKMAALLEAGRVRGNRIPTEQQEQRRMLTRTRQQLVEERTAIKNKIRMKFHQLGLIQYDENRPMSHKLVREIVDGTSSSELRIVIEAHWNIWRKLDEEICKLTQAIKEQAKTDPNEATYRSAPGVGPLSARILANELGDMSQFNNERQLFSFTGLTPAEYSSGDNIRRGHISRQGNSRLRGILVESAWRAIEKDTALGEFFERLYPRTGKKRAIVAVARKLIGRIRAAFHNQVNYQMEYRNSKALTTA; from the coding sequence ATGAAAAGCCTGAAACAAGCTTCATACACCGGAAAAGAAGTCTTCATCGGAATTGATGTTCACAAGAAAAGTTATTCAGTAGTCGCCAGAGTAGACAAAGAAGTAATCAAGAAATGGACAACAGTTGCTTCACCGAAAGAACTATCACAACAGCTGCAAAAATACTTTAGTGGAGCAACCATCCATTCTGTTTATGAAGCAGGGTTTTCAGGATTTGCGCTGCATCGAGAGTTAGTGAAATATGGGATTGACAACATCGTGGTTCATGCCGCTGCAATTGAAGTTGCTGCCAATGACCGAGTCAAGACAGACAAACGGGATGCTCAAAAAATGGCAGCTCTGCTTGAGGCGGGGCGAGTAAGAGGCAATCGCATTCCTACTGAGCAGCAAGAGCAACGGCGAATGCTAACGCGAACCCGACAACAGCTGGTTGAAGAACGAACCGCAATCAAAAATAAAATCAGAATGAAATTTCATCAACTGGGACTGATTCAGTATGACGAGAACCGACCGATGAGTCACAAACTGGTTCGGGAGATTGTTGATGGTACTTCATCCTCTGAGTTGAGAATTGTGATTGAAGCCCATTGGAACATCTGGAGGAAGTTAGACGAGGAGATTTGCAAGCTGACTCAAGCGATTAAGGAGCAAGCGAAGACAGACCCCAACGAAGCAACTTACCGTTCTGCACCTGGGGTAGGTCCACTCTCTGCTCGCATACTTGCCAATGAATTAGGTGATATGTCGCAATTCAACAATGAACGTCAACTGTTTTCCTTTACAGGGCTGACTCCCGCCGAATATTCTAGTGGCGATAACATCCGTCGAGGGCATATCAGTAGACAAGGCAATAGCCGCTTGAGAGGAATACTGGTAGAGAGCGCGTGGCGGGCGATTGAGAAAGATACAGCCTTAGGGGAGTTCTTTGAGAGACTCTATCCTCGCACTGGCAAAAAGCGAGCGATTGTTGCTGTTGCTAGAAAACTGATTGGTCGGATTCGGGCAGCTTTCCACAACCAAGTTAATTACCAGATGGAATATCGAAATTCTAAGGCTCTTACTACAGCTTAA
- a CDS encoding transposase — MELTRKKKTLHANEAESERVKKLRSQDWTTIREVCLKDLVFIDETGVNLAMNRRYARAKKGKRAYSKCPDNRGNNVTMIGAIAPTGILAPFRNCL; from the coding sequence TTGGAGTTAACTAGAAAAAAAAAGACTCTTCATGCTAATGAAGCCGAATCTGAACGAGTGAAAAAACTGAGAAGCCAAGATTGGACAACCATTAGAGAAGTTTGCCTCAAAGATTTGGTTTTTATCGATGAAACTGGTGTTAATCTAGCTATGAATCGTCGTTATGCTAGAGCTAAAAAAGGCAAGAGAGCCTATAGTAAATGTCCTGATAATCGCGGCAATAATGTCACCATGATTGGCGCAATTGCTCCAACAGGAATTCTTGCTCCTTTTAGAAACTGTTTGTAA
- a CDS encoding transposase, with translation MYKQFLTFEGWTNQEAFLTYVTQVLVPELWSGACVVMDNLPAHKAIKVRAAIESVGASVKFLPPYSLDFNPIENCWSSLKEFLRTKESRTYEELNRAIDKAINLITDKDIVGWFTHCCYYIQLN, from the coding sequence ATTTACAAACAGTTTCTTACATTTGAGGGCTGGACAAATCAAGAGGCGTTTCTTACTTATGTTACCCAAGTACTTGTACCCGAACTTTGGTCAGGGGCTTGTGTAGTCATGGATAATTTACCTGCACATAAGGCTATAAAAGTTCGAGCAGCGATTGAATCTGTTGGAGCTTCAGTTAAATTCTTGCCTCCTTATTCCCTTGATTTTAATCCAATTGAGAATTGTTGGTCCTCACTGAAAGAATTTTTAAGAACCAAAGAATCTCGTACTTATGAAGAACTTAACCGAGCTATTGATAAAGCCATCAATTTAATCACGGACAAAGATATAGTTGGCTGGTTTACTCACTGCTGTTATTATATTCAACTCAATTGA
- a CDS encoding transposase — protein MSQPYYDTDLTDEEWEQIKPLLPPEKPQGKHREVDVQEVLNAIFYRADNGIKWRALPSDFPAWQTVYGYFRLGVRLGIWEQINGVLVRRVRTAEGRDADPSLAIIDTQSVKLGQKGGRNKALMGTKGSKDASAIL, from the coding sequence ATGAGCCAGCCATACTACGACACAGACCTCACCGATGAGGAATGGGAGCAGATTAAACCTCTGCTGCCCCCAGAAAAGCCCCAGGGCAAGCATCGAGAAGTGGATGTGCAGGAGGTACTTAATGCCATTTTCTACCGAGCGGACAATGGGATCAAATGGCGTGCCTTACCGAGCGATTTTCCGGCTTGGCAAACTGTGTATGGGTACTTCCGGTTAGGGGTGCGTCTAGGGATTTGGGAGCAAATCAACGGAGTACTCGTGCGCCGAGTACGAACTGCTGAGGGACGGGATGCAGACCCTAGCCTGGCAATTATAGACACTCAGTCCGTTAAACTCGGACAAAAAGGGGGGAGGAACAAGGCTTTGATGGGAACAAAAGGGTCAAAGGACGCAAGCGCCATATTGTGA
- a CDS encoding Uma2 family endonuclease yields the protein MVQATRPLTFEEFLESRPEDGRFELVNGEIVRILATRQHDNVAEFISDTFKAEKNRLQMPFRVSGRIVVRTQTSDGRIQGRHPDVSVVDQVLWDSNPLAYSALSEPLQLAVEVVSTNWEDDYVDKLDEYQRLGIKEYWIVDYLAIGPRSYLGNPKVPTVFVHQLVDGKYQVQSFKESNRIISPTFNELQLTVEQILEQV from the coding sequence ATGGTTCAAGCAACTAGACCCCTTACTTTTGAAGAATTTTTAGAGTCCCGCCCCGAAGACGGACGCTTTGAACTTGTAAATGGAGAAATCGTGCGGATACTCGCCACTAGACAGCACGACAATGTTGCCGAATTTATCAGCGATACGTTCAAAGCTGAAAAAAATCGGCTACAAATGCCATTTAGAGTTTCCGGTCGAATTGTGGTCAGAACGCAAACTTCAGACGGCAGAATACAAGGTCGCCATCCTGATGTCAGCGTAGTAGACCAAGTTCTTTGGGACTCAAACCCACTTGCTTACTCTGCCCTCAGCGAACCTTTGCAGTTAGCTGTCGAGGTAGTATCGACTAATTGGGAAGATGATTATGTCGACAAGCTAGACGAGTACCAGCGCTTGGGCATCAAGGAATACTGGATCGTGGACTATTTAGCAATTGGCCCTCGCTCCTATCTTGGCAATCCCAAAGTGCCAACAGTTTTCGTTCATCAGCTAGTTGATGGTAAATATCAAGTGCAATCGTTCAAGGAAAGCAATCGCATTATCTCTCCCACATTTAACGAATTGCAGCTGACGGTTGAGCAGATTCTAGAGCAGGTTTGA
- a CDS encoding tyrosine-type recombinase/integrase, whose translation MTLSPNPKSLLKVIPAQSTTPGHLTKPDKTEDLRLAWIEQFLRASNLAKNSQKTYRIELKRFVAWSNKAWADVTPRDIARFKHYLMSECKTPKGKPLMPASVNQALAALKSFYSWFQSSGYMDLTAVLPTAAVKFEKLGKPLPKNLSDEQMEAISVVVEQGDDEIQLRDRALLAILTHGLRAGDISALNVGNYDGIRLRFFRDKDNSEALVPLRQAAREQIDIYLQWRREQTEVLTNESPLLLSHDLRTPGQRLGYQGIYYFVKERLGKAAGISNLTPHRFRHTYAANLVEMGIDTLLARSLTGHSSERVFQRYIEGKRLAAAQTAFYQAIGEEPSDSRV comes from the coding sequence ATGACGCTCTCCCCCAACCCCAAGTCGCTGCTCAAAGTCATTCCGGCTCAATCAACTACTCCTGGGCACCTAACTAAGCCAGACAAGACTGAAGATCTGCGATTAGCGTGGATTGAACAGTTCCTGCGAGCTAGTAACCTGGCAAAGAATTCGCAGAAAACATACCGGATAGAGCTCAAGCGCTTCGTTGCTTGGAGTAACAAAGCCTGGGCTGATGTCACTCCCAGAGACATTGCCCGATTCAAACACTATTTGATGAGTGAGTGTAAGACTCCAAAAGGCAAGCCACTGATGCCTGCATCCGTCAATCAGGCACTCGCTGCTTTAAAGAGTTTTTATAGCTGGTTCCAATCATCCGGCTACATGGATTTAACTGCCGTCTTACCAACCGCTGCCGTCAAGTTTGAGAAACTGGGCAAGCCGCTGCCCAAAAATCTCAGCGACGAACAAATGGAAGCGATCTCTGTTGTGGTTGAACAGGGAGACGACGAAATCCAATTACGCGATCGCGCACTGCTGGCAATCCTCACTCATGGGCTAAGAGCTGGGGATATTTCCGCCTTGAATGTGGGCAACTACGACGGCATTCGACTGAGGTTTTTTCGGGACAAGGACAACTCGGAAGCGCTCGTGCCTTTAAGGCAAGCAGCCAGAGAGCAAATCGATATCTATTTGCAGTGGCGACGGGAGCAAACAGAAGTCCTGACCAATGAAAGTCCCTTGCTGTTGTCACATGATTTGCGCACTCCTGGTCAGCGGCTGGGCTACCAGGGGATCTACTACTTTGTGAAGGAAAGATTGGGTAAGGCAGCAGGCATTTCCAATTTGACACCGCATCGATTTCGCCATACTTACGCTGCGAATTTGGTGGAGATGGGAATTGATACCTTGCTGGCTAGAAGTTTAACTGGGCATAGTTCAGAGCGGGTGTTCCAGCGATACATCGAGGGCAAGCGGTTGGCAGCAGCCCAGACGGCTTTTTATCAAGCGATTGGGGAAGAGCCCTCTGATTCAAGAGTATGA
- a CDS encoding class I SAM-dependent methyltransferase codes for MYDEIASLYHLVYPNWNEAIERQGEALNGVVSDFVGSAPLSILDVSCGIGTQALGLAALGHRVTASDLSAAAVNRARQEAVTRGLDLTFKVADMRHCAEIHGSGFDVVLSADNSLPHLPGEDEIRVALRGFYRCLKQDGVAIVSLRDYRADEDRSSPQMWSYGFRDDGSDRYVVFQTRDWSNDTYDVAMYFVREARNGSPASVTAGSSRYYAITVDRLMLLFEEVGFTEVQRLDGILHQPIVVGRPNAV; via the coding sequence ATGTACGACGAAATTGCCAGTCTTTATCACCTTGTCTACCCGAATTGGAACGAAGCCATCGAACGGCAGGGGGAGGCACTCAATGGTGTTGTCAGCGACTTCGTTGGTTCAGCACCTCTATCCATTCTGGATGTTTCCTGTGGCATTGGGACGCAGGCACTGGGACTCGCTGCCCTTGGACATCGAGTAACGGCATCTGATTTATCAGCAGCAGCGGTGAATCGGGCGCGCCAAGAAGCGGTGACGCGCGGACTTGACCTTACGTTCAAAGTGGCAGATATGCGTCACTGTGCCGAAATTCATGGTTCTGGATTTGATGTCGTGTTAAGTGCTGACAACTCCTTGCCCCATCTTCCTGGCGAAGATGAGATCCGAGTTGCGCTCCGAGGGTTCTACCGGTGCTTGAAGCAAGATGGTGTGGCGATCGTGAGCCTGCGCGATTATCGGGCGGATGAAGATCGATCGTCCCCGCAAATGTGGTCATATGGGTTTCGAGATGACGGCAGCGATCGCTACGTTGTGTTTCAAACTCGTGATTGGAGTAACGACACTTACGACGTTGCCATGTATTTCGTGCGTGAAGCGAGAAACGGAAGTCCTGCTAGCGTTACCGCTGGCTCATCCCGCTATTATGCAATTACCGTCGATCGGCTGATGCTGCTGTTTGAAGAAGTCGGCTTTACAGAGGTGCAAAGATTGGACGGAATTCTGCACCAACCGATCGTTGTGGGTCGTCCGAATGCCGTATAA
- a CDS encoding tyrosine-type recombinase/integrase, with product MSSSPPPVKVPFSVRRDHEFLYLQEVDALITALAQTRYPIRNQALALLLFCQALQPSELCWLRWCDLNFSENLLLVTRNRLKSSRCPSGQITVNLQPLCPPEIDILQKLYTQRTTGWVFASERKQRLNERSLHHLIQQAGANAGLPLTVHPYMLRRSGLYYRAAVLLQPLGLSLRSCCLLWNWYNTNIPFSAQQEQEYGAIRRKQEEAFLIALERMKAFTGIGVEQNVIDYLLGAFLLFPRLQGIPQDYWLTPTSWHEQTLPKKFRPSFSR from the coding sequence ATGTCCTCGTCTCCACCCCCAGTTAAAGTCCCTTTCTCGGTTCGCCGCGACCACGAGTTTCTCTACCTGCAAGAAGTCGATGCCCTGATTACTGCCTTGGCACAAACTCGCTACCCCATCCGCAATCAAGCGCTCGCACTTCTCCTATTCTGCCAAGCCCTACAACCAAGCGAATTGTGCTGGCTGCGCTGGTGTGACCTGAACTTTAGCGAAAATCTCCTGCTTGTAACTCGTAACCGTCTCAAGTCTAGTCGCTGCCCTTCTGGTCAAATTACAGTTAATCTTCAGCCGTTATGCCCACCAGAAATTGACATCCTTCAAAAACTTTACACCCAGCGTACTACAGGCTGGGTGTTTGCCTCCGAGCGAAAACAACGTCTCAATGAGCGCTCGCTACATCACCTGATTCAACAAGCCGGAGCTAACGCTGGTCTACCTTTAACTGTACATCCTTATATGCTGAGGCGTTCTGGACTTTACTATCGTGCCGCTGTGCTATTGCAACCTCTAGGGTTATCTTTGCGCTCCTGTTGCTTGCTGTGGAACTGGTACAACACCAACATCCCTTTCTCAGCTCAACAGGAACAAGAGTATGGCGCTATCCGGCGGAAACAAGAAGAGGCTTTTTTGATTGCCTTAGAGCGGATGAAAGCTTTTACTGGGATTGGGGTTGAGCAGAATGTGATTGATTACCTACTCGGCGCTTTTTTGTTGTTTCCCCGTCTCCAAGGGATTCCCCAGGATTACTGGCTGACTCCCACAAGCTGGCACGAGCAAACTCTGCCGAAAAAATTTAGACCGAGTTTTAGTAGATAA
- a CDS encoding VOC family protein produces MTKPVLAPAFCQVAWVVRDLAAAEKFFVETMGISRFLHMDNLAARDTEGTYLGKPGDWVCNLHIAYAGDTQIELIQPVSGASMYQESLDRHGDAVQHVAYWLDDADYDAAAAHLESSGYHQIQSFRLPILRAGYYDTRRVIGVVTEIVGSTEAGHELRRNLKSGNF; encoded by the coding sequence ATGACAAAGCCAGTACTTGCTCCAGCGTTCTGCCAAGTTGCCTGGGTCGTCCGAGACCTTGCGGCTGCCGAGAAGTTCTTCGTTGAAACAATGGGAATCAGCCGCTTCTTGCACATGGACAACCTCGCCGCAAGGGACACCGAGGGCACTTATCTCGGGAAGCCCGGGGACTGGGTCTGCAACCTACACATCGCCTATGCAGGAGACACCCAGATCGAACTGATCCAGCCTGTTTCGGGAGCCAGCATGTACCAAGAGTCACTCGATCGACATGGTGACGCCGTTCAACACGTGGCGTATTGGCTGGATGATGCGGACTATGACGCCGCGGCCGCTCACCTGGAGTCCTCGGGCTATCACCAGATCCAGAGCTTCCGGTTACCCATATTACGCGCCGGCTACTACGATACGCGTCGGGTCATTGGCGTTGTAACCGAGATTGTCGGTTCCACCGAGGCAGGCCACGAGCTCCGTCGCAACCTGAAGTCGGGGAACTTTTGA
- a CDS encoding 2-dehydropantoate 2-reductase N-terminal domain-containing protein, whose amino-acid sequence MRVAIMGSGGVGGYYGGMLARAGEDVAFIARGAHLDAMCANGLMVKTAHVGEFTIPVKATDDPNEIGPVDLVLFCVKTYDTDTVAGLIRPLIGPERGQRKSRFHISLQIFLALGRKCTSTS is encoded by the coding sequence ATGCGTGTAGCGATAATGGGGTCAGGGGGAGTGGGGGGATATTATGGAGGGATGCTGGCTCGGGCTGGTGAGGATGTTGCATTCATCGCTCGTGGGGCGCATCTCGATGCTATGTGCGCCAACGGATTGATGGTGAAGACCGCTCACGTAGGAGAGTTCACCATTCCAGTTAAAGCCACGGATGACCCAAACGAAATCGGGCCCGTGGACCTCGTGTTGTTCTGTGTCAAAACCTACGATACAGATACAGTAGCAGGACTGATTCGCCCCCTTATTGGCCCGGAAAGGGGACAACGCAAAAGCAGATTTCATATTTCATTACAAATCTTTCTGGCATTAGGGAGAAAGTGCACTAGCACTTCTTGA
- a CDS encoding ribbon-helix-helix protein, CopG family → MIEVKEQHGGVTVMPLPRNSDKIQVSVYLDKQLKERVAKLARKQRRSVSNLIEVLCEQAVEGAEQEEAKRAS, encoded by the coding sequence ATGATTGAGGTAAAAGAACAGCATGGCGGAGTGACTGTAATGCCCTTACCTCGCAATTCGGACAAAATTCAAGTTAGCGTTTACTTGGACAAGCAACTAAAAGAGCGTGTCGCAAAATTAGCACGAAAGCAAAGACGGTCTGTAAGCAATTTAATAGAGGTGCTCTGCGAGCAAGCCGTAGAAGGAGCGGAGCAAGAGGAAGCTAAACGTGCAAGCTAG
- a CDS encoding transposase — translation MTDVLGLVLGCYVPSANTADVKAAPAVLLWVLEMFKQIVKVLADQGYRGDLGALIEQFFAQQQRQVQLELSQRPSDAKGFQVEHKRWIVERTWTWLENARILTRDYERLPENHEGMVYVVMIRLMLRRLTKNCRTWQPKTA, via the coding sequence GTGACCGATGTTTTAGGGTTAGTGCTGGGTTGTTATGTCCCCTCTGCCAACACGGCGGATGTCAAAGCAGCCCCTGCGGTCTTGCTATGGGTATTAGAAATGTTCAAGCAAATTGTCAAAGTGTTGGCTGACCAAGGATATCGAGGGGATTTAGGAGCATTGATTGAGCAGTTTTTTGCTCAGCAACAGCGGCAAGTCCAGTTGGAGTTGAGCCAACGTCCTAGCGATGCAAAAGGCTTTCAAGTGGAACACAAGCGGTGGATTGTTGAACGCACATGGACATGGTTGGAAAATGCTCGTATTCTTACTCGTGACTATGAACGGTTACCGGAGAACCACGAGGGGATGGTTTATGTTGTCATGATCCGGCTCATGCTTCGGCGACTAACAAAGAACTGCCGAACCTGGCAACCTAAAACTGCTTAA
- a CDS encoding DUF2891 domain-containing protein — protein sequence MKLNRLELDEATAARFAQLPLECIEREYPNNNQYWFDSDEDIKPPRELTPAFYGCLDWHSAVHAHWLLARLARYFPNASFTPIVKEMLVRSLTSEKIQGEIAHFQRLPLFECPYGLVWLLQLAAELHEWNDAQAKEWLAVLKPLEELVAFNLQRWLEELEVPNRTGTHDQTAFALGLALDWARITARANFVILVENKARKFYLNDQNYPLQFEPLGYDFLSPCLAEADLMRRVLPSAVFADWLSEFLPQLPVEDAPNWLQPATVTNPQDYMQSHFHGLNLSRAWMLEGIICGLPSDDRRVVALRYAALVHRQNGLGNVASEHYASSHWLGTFAVYLTTARGLREQIV from the coding sequence ATGAAACTCAATCGCTTAGAGCTGGATGAAGCGACGGCGGCGCGATTTGCCCAGTTACCGTTGGAGTGTATCGAACGTGAGTACCCCAACAATAATCAGTACTGGTTTGATAGCGATGAGGATATAAAACCACCGCGCGAACTAACACCTGCCTTCTATGGCTGCTTAGATTGGCATTCTGCTGTACATGCTCACTGGTTGCTCGCACGTCTGGCGCGTTACTTTCCTAATGCTTCCTTCACCCCAATAGTGAAGGAAATGCTGGTGCGAAGCCTGACCTCGGAAAAGATCCAAGGTGAGATTGCCCATTTCCAGCGCCTTCCCTTGTTTGAATGTCCCTATGGTTTGGTATGGCTGTTGCAACTCGCGGCGGAACTGCACGAATGGAATGATGCTCAAGCGAAAGAATGGTTGGCTGTACTAAAGCCGTTAGAGGAGTTGGTGGCTTTCAACTTACAGAGGTGGCTTGAGGAACTTGAAGTCCCAAACCGCACCGGAACGCACGACCAAACGGCTTTTGCTCTTGGTCTGGCGCTTGATTGGGCGCGCATTACCGCTCGTGCTAACTTCGTTATCTTGGTGGAGAACAAGGCGCGAAAATTTTATCTGAACGATCAGAACTATCCGTTGCAGTTCGAGCCACTCGGCTATGATTTTCTCTCTCCCTGCCTAGCGGAAGCCGACCTGATGCGACGAGTCCTTCCATCAGCAGTCTTCGCAGACTGGCTCAGTGAGTTTCTGCCTCAATTGCCCGTTGAAGATGCACCCAATTGGCTACAACCTGCAACAGTAACGAATCCTCAAGACTATATGCAATCCCACTTCCACGGATTGAATCTCAGTCGTGCTTGGATGCTGGAGGGCATTATCTGTGGACTGCCTAGTGATGATCGTCGGGTGGTCGCACTTCGTTATGCCGCCCTGGTCCACCGCCAGAATGGGCTAGGAAACGTTGCGAGTGAACACTACGCAAGTAGTCACTGGCTAGGAACGTTTGCTGTCTACCTTACGACCGCTCGTGGGCTGCGAGAGCAAATTGTTTGA
- a CDS encoding site-specific integrase: MKIDRHGKAKILTQAEIGLLFNSGLTKNRDRALFAICLFTACRINEACTLKTTDVYDTSGRVRPYLIIRKGNTKRKLATRTIPVISDLRSLLTNYHPGVGVEYLFPGRFNHGHINPDSAARILRKACRRVGIEGASTHSFRRTALTNMSDTGTPLRIIQEVSGHQDLSQLQEYLEVRDEQVLGAVASLSMLSPVGNEVGKCCITTIF, translated from the coding sequence ATGAAGATCGACAGGCACGGCAAAGCAAAAATACTGACCCAAGCAGAAATTGGGCTGCTGTTCAACTCTGGGTTGACCAAAAACCGAGATCGCGCTTTGTTTGCTATCTGTTTGTTTACTGCTTGCCGGATTAATGAAGCCTGTACGCTCAAGACAACAGATGTTTACGACACATCTGGCAGAGTCAGACCCTATTTAATTATCCGCAAGGGAAATACTAAGAGGAAATTAGCCACCCGTACCATCCCAGTCATTTCCGATTTGCGCTCACTGCTGACTAACTACCATCCAGGTGTAGGGGTGGAATATCTGTTTCCGGGTCGCTTCAATCACGGACACATTAACCCTGACTCAGCTGCCAGGATTTTGCGGAAAGCCTGCCGCCGTGTAGGGATAGAAGGGGCGAGTACCCATAGTTTTCGCCGCACCGCTTTAACTAACATGAGTGATACCGGAACTCCCTTACGAATCATCCAAGAGGTATCAGGTCACCAGGATTTGAGCCAACTGCAAGAATATCTGGAAGTTCGAGATGAACAAGTATTAGGCGCGGTTGCTAGCTTGTCGATGCTGTCTCCAGTTGGAAACGAGGTCGGGAAATGCTGTATAACCACTATTTTTTAG
- a CDS encoding HU family DNA-binding protein translates to MNKTELIAAVAAKAQVNQNQANAILSATLDTIVESVAAGEKVVLIGFGSFEAKQRQAREARNPRTGETMTVAATQVPTFSAGKVFKQKVKPTA, encoded by the coding sequence ATGAATAAAACTGAACTGATTGCTGCTGTAGCTGCCAAAGCCCAAGTTAACCAGAATCAAGCAAACGCTATCCTCAGTGCCACGTTGGATACGATAGTTGAATCAGTGGCGGCGGGTGAGAAGGTGGTATTAATCGGCTTTGGTTCGTTTGAGGCGAAGCAACGACAGGCACGGGAAGCACGAAATCCCAGGACGGGTGAGACAATGACAGTGGCAGCGACTCAAGTGCCAACTTTTTCGGCTGGGAAGGTGTTTAAACAGAAAGTCAAACCAACCGCTTAA
- a CDS encoding aminoglycoside phosphotransferase family protein, whose translation MSRRPDAEFRPRIKMHEGEIDIDEFLVERLMTAQFPQFANLPIHAVQSTGTVNVIYRLGDHFCARFPLLKSWARDIEKEWDWLPKLAPHLSLHIPEPVAKGQPISEYPFPWAIYRWIEGHPYQDDLIQDERQAAADLAQFLIELRRVDPVGAPPTGRKALRDLDTATRKAMETLQSTIDRDAIALAWSNALEAAAWDGTPVWIHTDLLRSNLLVKGGRLRAVIDFGGIGVGDPAADVIAAWSVFNSIGRSVFRAALDVDDDTWNRSRGYALHQAVLIMPYYAETNPGLVALAERTIKEVLTDLGYTTLA comes from the coding sequence ATGTCAAGACGACCAGATGCGGAATTCAGACCCCGTATAAAGATGCATGAAGGGGAAATTGACATCGACGAGTTCCTCGTTGAACGGTTAATGACTGCACAATTCCCCCAGTTTGCTAATCTGCCAATTCATGCAGTGCAGTCCACAGGAACAGTAAACGTGATTTATCGGCTCGGTGATCACTTCTGTGCGCGATTTCCGCTCCTAAAGTCATGGGCGCGAGACATCGAGAAAGAGTGGGACTGGCTACCAAAGCTTGCTCCACATCTGTCGCTGCATATTCCTGAGCCAGTTGCAAAGGGACAACCGATCAGTGAGTATCCCTTTCCTTGGGCAATCTACCGCTGGATTGAGGGGCATCCGTATCAGGATGACCTGATCCAGGATGAACGTCAGGCTGCTGCCGATTTAGCGCAATTCCTCATCGAACTCCGCCGCGTTGATCCTGTCGGCGCACCCCCCACTGGACGTAAAGCACTTCGCGATCTGGACACAGCGACGCGTAAGGCAATGGAGACGTTGCAAAGCACGATCGATAGGGATGCGATCGCACTGGCTTGGAGCAACGCACTTGAAGCAGCCGCTTGGGATGGAACACCGGTTTGGATACACACAGACTTGCTGCGATCGAACCTGCTTGTGAAAGGCGGACGGTTGCGGGCGGTGATCGACTTTGGCGGCATTGGTGTGGGTGATCCGGCTGCGGATGTCATTGCTGCCTGGAGTGTCTTCAACTCTATTGGACGATCGGTATTTCGTGCTGCTCTCGATGTTGACGACGATACGTGGAATCGATCGCGGGGCTATGCGCTCCACCAAGCTGTTCTGATTATGCCGTATTATGCTGAGACGAATCCTGGATTGGTAGCACTCGCGGAACGCACAATCAAAGAAGTACTGACTGACCTGGGATACACAACGCTTGCATAA